From a single Candidatus Tanganyikabacteria bacterium genomic region:
- the psd gene encoding phosphatidylserine decarboxylase (Phosphatidylserine decarboxylase is synthesized as a single chain precursor. Generation of the pyruvoyl active site from a Ser is coupled to cleavage of a Gly-Ser bond between the larger (beta) and smaller (alpha chains). It is an integral membrane protein.), which translates to MTAYRDRRTGRLIDEEIFAGNAIRWFYTPGAGSVVFDRLVNSAWFCDLYGRLQDGRGSARRIPEFIARFGLDAAEFEKPLYAYRSFNQFFVRKLKPGARPFEQAPDALPAPAEGKILVYPHLESDTKIPIKGAAISIESLLSGAEPPDAYRGGSACIIRLAPYDYHRFHFPDAGTAGRVWDIPGRYHSVNPLALARVPDLYCRNKRTVTRLETQNFGRVAFVEVGALCVGTILQTFQPGDVARGQEKGYFRFGGSTVVLLFEAGRVRFDDDLCADSATGLEVQVRVGTRIARKE; encoded by the coding sequence GTGACTGCCTACAGGGATCGCCGCACCGGCCGCCTGATCGATGAGGAGATCTTCGCGGGCAACGCCATTCGGTGGTTCTACACGCCCGGGGCCGGCAGCGTGGTGTTCGATCGCCTGGTCAACAGCGCCTGGTTCTGCGACCTGTACGGCCGCCTGCAGGACGGTCGGGGCAGCGCGAGACGCATTCCCGAGTTCATCGCCCGCTTCGGCCTCGATGCGGCCGAGTTCGAGAAGCCGCTTTACGCCTACCGCAGTTTCAACCAGTTCTTCGTCCGCAAACTCAAACCCGGGGCGCGGCCCTTCGAGCAGGCCCCGGACGCCCTGCCGGCGCCGGCCGAGGGCAAGATCCTGGTATACCCGCACCTCGAGAGCGACACCAAGATCCCGATCAAGGGCGCGGCCATCTCCATCGAGAGCCTGCTGTCCGGGGCCGAACCGCCGGACGCCTACCGCGGCGGCAGCGCCTGCATCATCCGCCTGGCGCCCTACGACTACCACCGCTTCCATTTTCCCGACGCCGGGACGGCCGGCCGCGTCTGGGACATCCCGGGGCGCTACCACTCGGTCAATCCCCTGGCCCTGGCCCGCGTGCCCGACCTGTACTGCCGCAACAAGCGCACGGTCACGCGCCTGGAGACCCAGAACTTCGGCCGCGTGGCCTTCGTGGAGGTGGGCGCCCTCTGCGTGGGCACGATCCTCCAGACCTTCCAGCCGGGCGACGTGGCGCGGGGCCAGGAGAAGGGCTACTTCCGCTTCGGCGGCTCCACGGTGGTGCTCCTGTTCGAAGCCGGTCGCGTCCGCTTCGACGACGACCTGTGCGCCGACTCGGCCACCGGCCTGGAGGTGCAGGTGCGTGTGGGCACCCGGATAGCGAGGAAAGAATGA